The Alteribacter populi genomic sequence GAAAAGTCAAGAAATCAGACGTCTCAAACGTATGCTTTTTGCCGCACTAGTTTGTATGCAATTTGTCATCATTCTTCCCTCGATGGAGGTTGATGCATTTACAGATCAAATCATACAAAAAGGTGCTACTGGAGACGATGTTGTTGAGCTTCAGTCAAGACTTCAGTACATCGGGTTTTATAATGAAACTATCGATGGAGTGTACGGTTGGGGGACCTATTGGTCAGTTAAGAAGTATCAAGAGGAATTTGGACTTGAGGTTGATGGTTTAGTAGGTACAAAAATGAAGCAAATGCTCAAGAAGTCTACAGATTTTGATAAAGAATATGTCCATAGGATGTTAGAAGAGGGACGTAAATTTACTTACTATGGAGATACTCCTAAAGACATTCAAAAAGGGCCTAAAGGAAGTAAAGATCAAAAAGCCAAACAAGAACATCCCCCTTCACCTGGTCAAGAACAAGAGCAACAAAGAGCACCAGAGGGGGAGCAGCCCGAACAACCAGCTGCTGAGGAGCCTGTACCAGAGGAAGGAGCACCAGCAGAAGAGGCGCCACCAGAGGAAGTGCCAGCTGAAGATACACCAGCAGAGGAAGCACCACAAGAGCAGGACAACGACGCTGACATTCAAAAAGCGATTAATACACCTGAAGGATTTACAGATAACGATATTCAAATTATGGCCGCAGCCGTCTACGGGGAAGCCCGCGGCGAACCATATGTCGGTCAAGTTGCGGTTGCAGCCGTCATCTTAAATCGTATAGAAAGCCCTACCTTTCCAAATACTGCATCAGGTGTGATTTACGAACCAAGAGCATTTACTGCTGTAGCAGATGGCCAAATCAATCTGGAACCAGATGAAACGGCAAGAAGAGCGGTAATGGATGCAATTAATGGTCAAGACCCTTCAGGGGGAGTTGAGTATTACTTTAATCCTGATACGGCAACATCAGATTGGATCTGGACAAGACGACAAGTCAAACGAATCGGTAAGCATGTTTTCTGTGAATAAAGGATGGAGGTGATTAAATGATTCGTTCAATTATTATCGGAGTATTAGCAGTAGCTGTGGTAGGAACGGGATATTGGGGTTATTTAGAACATCAGGAAAAAAACGCGGTTCTTATCCAAGCAGAGAATAACTATCAAAGGGCCTTTCATGAACTATCCTATAACTTGGATCATTTGCACGATGAATTGGGGTCTACTCTAGCGATGAATTCGCAAGATCGTCTATCTCCATCACTTACAGACGTCTGGAGAATAACCGCTCAGGCTCAAAATGACCTTGGACAACTTCCATTATCTTTACTTCCGTTTAGTAAAACAGAAGAGTTCCTATATAAAATTGGTGATTACTCTTACCGCAACTCCGTACGAGATTTAGATCAAGATCCGCTTACGGATGAAGAATACGAATCTCTAAAAGAGCTGTATCATCAATCAGGTGAGATTCAAAATGAAATGAGAAAAGTCCAAGGTATGGTAATTGAGGATGATTTAAAATGGATGGATGTTGAGTTGGAAATGGCTTCCAAGGATGAGCCATTAGACAATGCCATAGTCAATGGTTTTGAGGTCATTGATGAAAAAGTGGGCGGCTTTTCAGAAGTAGATTTCGGTACAGGTGCAAAAGAAATTTCTGCAGATGATGAGAAAATCGCAGAAAACTTAGATGGTGAAGAAATCGATGAACAAGAAGCTGTAAACATTGCTGGGGAATTTCTCGATCGAGAAGGGA encodes the following:
- the sleB gene encoding spore cortex-lytic enzyme — protein: MKSQEIRRLKRMLFAALVCMQFVIILPSMEVDAFTDQIIQKGATGDDVVELQSRLQYIGFYNETIDGVYGWGTYWSVKKYQEEFGLEVDGLVGTKMKQMLKKSTDFDKEYVHRMLEEGRKFTYYGDTPKDIQKGPKGSKDQKAKQEHPPSPGQEQEQQRAPEGEQPEQPAAEEPVPEEGAPAEEAPPEEVPAEDTPAEEAPQEQDNDADIQKAINTPEGFTDNDIQIMAAAVYGEARGEPYVGQVAVAAVILNRIESPTFPNTASGVIYEPRAFTAVADGQINLEPDETARRAVMDAINGQDPSGGVEYYFNPDTATSDWIWTRRQVKRIGKHVFCE
- the ypeB gene encoding germination protein YpeB, whose translation is MIRSIIIGVLAVAVVGTGYWGYLEHQEKNAVLIQAENNYQRAFHELSYNLDHLHDELGSTLAMNSQDRLSPSLTDVWRITAQAQNDLGQLPLSLLPFSKTEEFLYKIGDYSYRNSVRDLDQDPLTDEEYESLKELYHQSGEIQNEMRKVQGMVIEDDLKWMDVELEMASKDEPLDNAIVNGFEVIDEKVGGFSEVDFGTGAKEISADDEKIAENLDGEEIDEQEAVNIAGEFLDREGNLEAEVENTGDGLAYDAYSLLIEDPEDNHTIYMDITKKGGKPLWLLEDRQVESAEISLHEASEKAKSFINKNGFDNMQLVDSKQYDNVGVFNFAHLHDDIRVYSDSVVVEVALDNSDVIGYEAFAYIANHKERKPSNQELSEEEAKENLNPSLEVMEHHMAVIENDLEEEVLCHEFFGVIDDDTYRIFINAENGREEKVEKMDRAEPVYDFD